One Actinomadura viridis genomic region harbors:
- a CDS encoding ABC transporter permease, which translates to MSITATAPTPSSPAPSPDDDALPRGNRARLRDRLPARAWVGAGVLVLFVLAAVAGPLIHPYDPVATDLAHRLLPPGSRTADGIAWLGTDQLGRDMLANLLAGSRVSLIVAVATVAIGGAVGLLAGLASGYFGGPLDTVLSRIGDVQLAFPSILLAILIAGVLGPSITNIVITLAVTRWVIFARVVRASALATRDLEFVDSARVLGAGHARILFRHVLPSCWQPLLVAATVQIGLTMVAEASLSFLGLGIPADAASWGATVSAGRDYLGSAWWISTMPALALAAVVTGVGIAGDAFRDVADPRAQI; encoded by the coding sequence ATGAGCATCACCGCGACAGCCCCCACCCCCTCCTCACCCGCCCCGTCCCCCGACGACGACGCCCTGCCGCGCGGGAACCGCGCGAGGCTGCGCGACCGGCTTCCCGCCCGCGCGTGGGTGGGCGCGGGCGTCCTCGTCCTGTTCGTCCTGGCGGCCGTCGCCGGGCCGCTGATCCACCCCTACGACCCGGTCGCCACGGACCTGGCGCACCGGCTGCTGCCGCCCGGATCCCGGACGGCCGACGGCATCGCCTGGCTGGGCACCGACCAGCTCGGCCGCGACATGCTCGCCAACCTGCTCGCCGGAAGCCGGGTCTCGCTGATCGTCGCGGTGGCGACCGTCGCGATCGGCGGGGCCGTGGGCCTGCTGGCCGGGCTGGCCTCCGGCTACTTCGGCGGCCCCCTGGACACCGTGCTCTCGCGGATCGGCGACGTCCAGCTGGCCTTCCCCTCGATCCTGCTGGCGATCCTGATCGCCGGGGTGCTCGGGCCCAGCATCACCAACATCGTCATCACCCTGGCCGTCACCCGGTGGGTCATCTTCGCCCGGGTCGTCCGCGCGTCCGCGCTGGCCACCCGGGACCTGGAGTTCGTCGACTCGGCCCGGGTGCTGGGAGCGGGCCACGCGCGCATCCTGTTCCGGCACGTGCTGCCCTCCTGCTGGCAGCCGCTGCTGGTCGCGGCGACCGTCCAGATCGGCCTGACCATGGTCGCCGAGGCGTCGCTGAGCTTCCTCGGGCTCGGCATCCCGGCGGACGCGGCCTCGTGGGGCGCGACCGTCTCGGCCGGGCGCGACTACCTCGGCTCCGCCTGGTGGATCTCCACCATGCCCGCACTCGCCCTGGCGGCCGTCGTCACCGGCGTCGGCATCGCCGGCGACGCGTTCCGCGACGTCGCCGACCCGCGCGCCCAGATCTGA
- a CDS encoding LacI family DNA-binding transcriptional regulator, which translates to MTPRRRATLRDIAAALDLSVNTVSRALAGKDAVSEETRERVRREADRLGYVPNTMARSLVLQNAMTIGLVITNPSNPFYARLISAIEERGRVHGYSLMLMVTEDSVDNERRVAEELMRWGVDGVLAVPVQHGAEHWERLRKSGTPVVLVNRDLPGMEADLVGVDYYDSARRATELLLAGGARELYLVEEDLDISPVAERVRGFRAVLDEHGIAVRDDQIIKVPTRRRESSSQPWDPVDSYAIGRRLAGHAGPGSAVLAGNDYFALGVYRAFTEHGLRIPEDVAVVGHGDHPFAAYLAPPLTTVRLPAARVGATAVDRLLERMAAAAPGEGLGGGAQTTLLPAELIVRASATGRPARSPASSDPASPDPASPHLASPDPASPDPASPDPASPDPAPPESS; encoded by the coding sequence ATGACTCCGCGCCGCAGGGCGACCCTGCGCGACATCGCCGCCGCGCTCGACCTGTCGGTCAACACCGTCTCGCGGGCGCTCGCCGGCAAGGACGCGGTGAGCGAGGAGACCCGCGAGCGGGTCCGGCGGGAGGCCGACCGGCTCGGCTACGTGCCGAACACGATGGCCCGGTCCCTGGTGCTGCAGAACGCGATGACGATCGGGCTGGTCATCACCAACCCGTCCAACCCGTTCTACGCCCGGCTGATCAGCGCGATCGAGGAACGCGGCCGGGTCCACGGCTACTCGCTCATGCTGATGGTCACCGAGGACAGCGTGGACAACGAGCGCCGCGTCGCCGAGGAGCTGATGCGGTGGGGCGTGGACGGGGTGCTGGCGGTGCCCGTCCAGCACGGCGCCGAGCACTGGGAACGGCTGCGCAAGTCCGGCACGCCCGTCGTCCTGGTCAACCGTGACCTGCCCGGCATGGAGGCCGACCTGGTCGGCGTCGACTACTACGACAGCGCGCGGCGCGCCACCGAGCTGCTGCTGGCCGGGGGCGCCCGCGAGCTGTACCTGGTCGAGGAGGACCTGGACATCTCGCCGGTGGCCGAGCGTGTCCGCGGGTTCCGGGCGGTGCTGGACGAGCACGGGATCGCCGTCCGCGACGACCAGATCATCAAGGTGCCGACCCGGCGCCGGGAGTCCAGCTCCCAGCCCTGGGACCCGGTCGACTCCTACGCCATCGGCCGCAGGCTGGCCGGTCACGCCGGGCCCGGCAGCGCGGTCCTGGCCGGCAACGACTACTTCGCGCTGGGGGTGTACCGCGCGTTCACCGAGCACGGCCTGCGGATCCCCGAGGACGTCGCCGTGGTCGGCCACGGCGACCACCCCTTCGCCGCCTACCTCGCCCCGCCGCTGACCACCGTCCGGCTGCCCGCCGCGCGGGTCGGGGCCACCGCCGTCGACCGGCTCCTGGAACGGATGGCGGCGGCCGCGCCGGGCGAGGGCCTCGGGGGCGGCGCGCAGACCACGCTGCTGCCCGCCGAGCTCATCGTCCGCGCATCGGCCACCGGCCGCCCCGCCCGGTCCCCCGCGTCCTCCGACCCCGCGTCCCCCGACCCCGCGTCCCCCCACCTCGCATCCCCTGACCCCGCATCCCCTGACCCCGCATCCCCTGACCCCGCATCCCCTGACCCTGCACCCCCGGAGTCATCCTGA
- a CDS encoding ABC transporter permease, whose product MGRFLLNRAGQAVVVALGAISLVFIVVRVVPGDPATLILGPDASAAQLASVRADFGLDRPLWQQYLTHMGEVLRGDFGESWRLGGGAMAAVLDRFPATLTLATLALLITLGAGFPLGMACARRPGRVLDLLVSTGSLVGQAIPSFWLGIVLILIFARELHWLPSTAGGGPEAVILPAVTLALPFVGWLARLVRNGALEEIAKDYVRTARAKGTGEGAVMYAHVARNIAVPVVTVLGLLMGNFIANAVIVEVVFSWPGLGSLMVDAITYRDYAVVEAAIVTITLSYIALNLLVDALYTVLDPRQRTGTAGRARRRGRKDITTPESA is encoded by the coding sequence ATGGGACGCTTCCTGCTCAACCGCGCGGGCCAGGCCGTCGTCGTGGCCCTGGGCGCGATCAGCCTGGTGTTCATCGTCGTCCGGGTCGTGCCCGGCGACCCCGCCACGCTGATCCTCGGGCCGGACGCGAGCGCGGCCCAGCTCGCCTCCGTCCGCGCCGACTTCGGGCTCGACCGGCCGCTGTGGCAGCAGTACCTGACGCACATGGGCGAGGTCCTGCGCGGCGACTTCGGCGAGTCCTGGCGGCTGGGCGGCGGCGCCATGGCCGCCGTCCTGGACCGGTTCCCGGCCACCCTGACGCTGGCCACGCTGGCGCTGCTCATCACCCTGGGCGCCGGATTCCCCCTCGGCATGGCCTGCGCCCGCCGCCCCGGCCGGGTGCTGGACCTGCTGGTGTCCACCGGCTCGCTGGTCGGCCAGGCCATCCCCTCGTTCTGGCTGGGCATCGTGCTCATCCTGATCTTCGCCCGGGAGCTGCACTGGCTCCCCAGCACCGCCGGAGGCGGCCCCGAGGCGGTGATCCTCCCCGCGGTGACGCTGGCGCTGCCGTTCGTCGGCTGGCTGGCGCGGCTGGTGCGCAACGGCGCCCTGGAGGAGATCGCCAAGGACTACGTCCGCACCGCCCGCGCCAAGGGCACCGGCGAGGGCGCGGTCATGTACGCCCACGTGGCCCGCAACATCGCCGTGCCCGTCGTCACCGTCCTCGGGCTGCTGATGGGCAACTTCATCGCCAACGCCGTCATCGTCGAGGTGGTCTTCTCCTGGCCCGGCCTCGGCTCGCTGATGGTGGACGCCATCACCTACCGGGACTACGCGGTGGTCGAGGCGGCGATCGTGACGATCACGCTGTCGTACATCGCGCTGAACCTGCTCGTCGACGCCCTGTACACGGTCCTGGACCCGCGCCAGCGGACCGGCACCGCGGGCCGGGCGCGGCGGCGCGGGCGCAAGGACATCACCACGCCGGAGAGCGCATGA